Proteins from one Antennarius striatus isolate MH-2024 chromosome 12, ASM4005453v1, whole genome shotgun sequence genomic window:
- the cops8 gene encoding COP9 signalosome complex subunit 8 → MPAAVIMEENFDKLLEQCEAQELEAPGGITTPQVYAQLLALYLLHNDMNNARYLWKRTPQAIKSTNPELTAIWGVGQRIWQRDFPGIYTAIAGFQWSENILPVMEALRESTRQRAYSLVAQAYTSIAADDFAAFVGFSVEEAVKGVVSQGWQADPSTRMVMPKKPDPPPVSLVPNEQQLARLTDYVAFLEN, encoded by the exons ATGCCTGCTGCTGTGATAATGGAGGAAAATTTTGATAAATTATTGGAGCAGTGTGAAGCTCAAGAGCTCGAG GCTCCAGGGGGCATCACAACACCTCAAGTCTACGCCCAGCTGCTGGCGCTCTATTTACTCCATAATGACAT GAATAACGCCAGATATCTGTGGAAACGAACTCCCCAAGCAATAAAATCG ACGAACCCTGAGCTAACGGCGATCTGGGGCGTCGGCCAACGCATTTGGCAGCGAGACTTTCCAGGCATCTACACGGCCATCGCAGGTTTCCAGTGGTCAGAGAATATTTTACCCGTCATGGAAGCCCTGAGAG AGAGCACCCGGCAGCGGGCCTACAGCCTGGTGGCTCAGGCCTACACCTCCATCGCGGCCGACGACTTCGCCGCCTTCGTGGGATTCTCAGTGGAGGAGGCGGTGAAAG gtgtgGTGAGTCAGGGCTGGCAGGCCGACCCCTCCACTAGGATGGTGATGCCCAAAAAGCCAG aTCCTCCCCCCGTCTCATTGGTTCCAAATGAGCAGCAGTTGGCCAGACTCACTGACTACGTGGCTTTCCTGGAGAACTGA
- the trim63b gene encoding E3 ubiquitin-protein ligase TRIM63, with product MDIQRTGSMVRPPSPMDSLEKQLSCPICLDMFTKPVVILPCQHNLCRSCASDLYDSRNPYRFSGGVFRCPTCRFEVVLDRHGVHGLQRNLLVENIIDIYKQQQEVSGGGNTETLKPKESKEPLCQEHEDEKINIYCVSCQVPTCSMCKVFGQHKDCEVAPLASIYQAQKGELSNAIDTLVSSNGRLQALLNQMDDACRTVQENAQRAKQGLGERFDLLYAILEDRKTILLEQIGKEQDEKVAALRALAKRYGERLQAGTELTDSAVRALEQGGSAEFLVASKGLIMQTKDAAKCSMGEDRPEPGFEKMDHFTLSTEHVEAVLAKMDFGMGDDDEFEDAEEEEEEEEEEE from the coding sequence ATGGACATCCAGAGGACGGGATCTATGGTGCGGCCCCCCAGCCCCATGGACAgcctggagaagcagctgagcTGCCCCATCTGCCTGGACATGTTCACCAAGCCGGTGGTCATCCTGCCTTGCCAGCACAACCTGTGCCGCAGCTGCGCCTCCGACCTCTACGACTCGCGCAACCCCTACCGCTTCTCTGGCGGCGTCTTCCGCTGCCCCACCTGCCGGTTCGAGGTCGTCCTAGACCGCCACGGCGTGCACGGGCTCCAGCGCAACCTGCTGGTGGAAAACATCATCGACATCtacaagcagcagcaggaagtgagcGGTGGGGGCAACACGGAAACCCTGAAGCCGAAGGAATCCAAGGAACCGTTGTGCCAAGAACACGAGGACGAGAAGATCAACATCTACTGCGTGAGCTGCCAGGTCCCCACCTGCTCTATGTGCAAAGTATTCGGCCAGCACAAGGACTGTGAAGTGGCGCCGCTGGCGAGCATCTACCAGGCCCAGAAGGGTGAACTGAGCAACGCCATCGACACCTTGGTGTCCAGCAATGGACGCCTGCAGGCGCTGCTCAACCAGATGGACGACGCCTGCCGCACGGTGCAGGAGAACGCCCAGCGCGCCAAGCAGGGTCTGGGCGAGCGCTTCGACCTGCTGTACGCCATCCTGGAGGACCGCAAGACCATCCTGCTGGAGCAGATCGGGAAGGAGCAGGACGAGAAGGTGGCCGCCCTGCGCGCTCTGGCCAAACGCTACGGCGAGCGGCTGCAGGCCGGCACGGAGTTGACGGACTCGGCGGTGAGGGCGCTGGAGCAGGGCGGCTCCGCCGAGTTCCTGGTGGCATCCAAGGGCCTCATCATGCAGACCAAAGACGCGGCGAAATGCTCGATGGGGGAGGACAGGCCAGAGCCAGGGTTTGAGAAGATGGACCACTTCACTCTGTCCACGGAGCACGTGGAGGCAGTCCTTGCCAAAATGGACTTCGGAATGGGCGACGACGACGAATTTGAGgacgcagaggaggaggaagaggaggaggaagaggaggaataa